The following coding sequences lie in one Glycine soja cultivar W05 chromosome 16, ASM419377v2, whole genome shotgun sequence genomic window:
- the LOC114390228 gene encoding NAC domain-containing protein 105-like: MMESCVPPGFRFHPTDEELVGYYLRKKVASQKIDLDVIKEIDLYRIEPWDLQETYRIGYEEQNEWYFFSHKDKKYPTGTRTNRATMAGFWKATGRDKSVYERTKLIGMRKTLVFYKGRAPNGQKTDWIMHEYRLETVENGPPQEEGWVVCRAFKKRTTNGQTKTIEGWHRNCLYDEQQQACGSVSSTVVDPNIDLMLRQQPQRFSGAQNFMYKQEEIIEADNNNLSFMHAEQQLVQLPHLESPSLPLAKKQSSVVSPISDNINNNEDDDNPQKGLSNTTKKVTTDWRALDKFVASQLSQEERHEIEGVSSFATHHTTTSSDMALLLLQNNSRENERNNKFNPFFNTSSTISDCDIGICVFEK; the protein is encoded by the exons atgatggagTCATGTGTCCCACCGGGGTTTCGGTTCCACCCAACAGATGAAGAGCTTGTGGGTTACTATCTGAGGAAGAAAGTTGCTTCTCAGAAGATTGATCTTGACGTTATCAAAGAGATCGACCTATATCGTATTGAACCATGGGATCTCCAAG AGACATACAGGATTGGGTACGAGGAGCAGAACGAGTGGTATTTCTTTAGCCACAAAGACAAGAAATATCCAACTGGGACAAGAACCAACAGAGCCACCATGGCAGGATTTTGGAAGGCGACAGGAAGAGACAAATCAGTGTACGAAAGGACCAAACTCATTGGCATGAGAAAGACCCTCGTTTTCTACAAAGGAAGAGCCCCTAATGGACAAAAAACTGATTGGATCATGCACGAGTATAGGCTTGAAACTGTTGAGAATGGACCTCCACAG GAGGAAGGATGGGTGGTGTGCAGAGCATTCAAGAAAAGAACAACTAACGGCCAAACGAAGACTATTGAAGGATGGCATCGAAACTGCTTATACGATGAACAACAACAAGCATGTGGTAGTGTCAGCAGCACTGTGGTGGACCCTAATATTGACCTTATGTTAAGGCAACAACCTCAGAGGTTTTCAGGAGCTCAAAATTTCATGTACAAGCAAGAAGAGATCATAGAAgcagataataataatttgagctTCATGCATGCAGAACAACAATTGGTGCAGCTTCCTCATCTAGAAAGTCCTTCTTTGCCACTAGCAAAGAAACAAAGCTCAGTAGTGTCCCCAATATCAGACAATATTAATAACAACGAAGATGATGATAATCCTCAAAAGGGTTTATCCAACACTACAAAGAAAGTGACCACTGATTGGAGAGCTCTTGACAAGTTCGTGGCTTCTCAGTTGAGCCAAGAAGAGAGGCATGAAATAGAAGGGGTGTCTAGCTTTGCAACTCATCACACTACTACTAGCTCGGACATGGCATTGCTGCTACTGCAGAATAATAGTAGGGAAAATGAAAGGAACAACAAGTTCAACCCGTTTTTCAATACAAGCTCAACAATATCAGACTGTGACATTGGGATATGCGTATTTGaaaaatga